One segment of Zymoseptoria tritici IPO323 chromosome 2, whole genome shotgun sequence DNA contains the following:
- the CYP-34 gene encoding putative P450 monooxygenase (P450 monooxygenase with unknown function. Comparison with characterized p450s did not yield highly significant matches) — MELLTLVLQHPFLAIAAVLVGLYAYALVTGSSKPAVPGELPWVGKKDGQWFSLTRATWMSVGKARQWLHEGYTKFGRNGKSYLFPDVSGRHEIVLPPDQLRWLTNLPDSTTCVRAAHYDILQGDYAFTDKYLLESRVIHKNLARKVDATIPAMWDEIDASFRDIWGTDTTQFKDIPLWDSVMAVIARLSNRLFVGLPLCRDKDFLAVSGSFAMDVITLVSLLPLFPKFLQPILGRLGSLPGHYHYWRTRKHTLPIIRQRLADITALAADPTTKLDRPIPEDYITWHIRTAMADNRPKDLDPVMISRFLLPIEFAAIHTTALTLTNILFDLYSSDPSQNYIASLREEATRLHAECNGNWTKQILTRMLRTDSAIRESMRISNFATRAVLRKVISPAGLTHPTENWHTPEGSYVSVDQHSVHHDPAVYPSPEIYDAFRFSRPREEFEAKHAGSDAKTLAQDPEYLAMRNLSMTTTGENFLAFGHGRHACPGRFFVQHELKMVVAYVVMNYEVEVLPERPKSMWLGTSITPDAKKALRVRRREGTV; from the exons ATGGAACTCCTCACTCTCGTCTTACAACATCCtttcctcgccatcgccgccgtcTTGGTCGGGTTATACGCCTACGCCCTGGTCACCGGCTCGTCCAAACCTGCCGTACCCGGTGAATTACCGTGGGTGGGCAAGAAGGACGGACAATGGTTTTCCCTCACCCGAGCGACCTGGATGAGCGTCGGCAAGGCCAGGCAATGGCTGCACGAGGGATATACCAAG TTCGGCCGAAATGGAAAGTCATATCTCTTCCCCGATGTCTCGGGTCGACATGAGATTGTCCTTCCTCCCGACCAGCTGCGCTGGCTCACCAATCTGCCGGACTCCACCACGTGTGTGAGAGCCGCGCATTATGACATCCTGCAGGGCGACTACGCCTTTACTGATAAGTATCTCTTGGAATCC CGAGTCATCCACAAGAACCTCGCTCGAAAAGTCGACGCCACCATCCCGGCCATGTGGGACGAAATCGACGCCTCTTTCCGTGACATCTGGGGGACCGACACCACCCAATTCAAGGACATTCCCCTCTGGGACAGCGTCATGGCCGTTATTGCTCGCCTCTCCAACCGTCTCTTCGTCGGCCTCCCCCTCTGTCGGGACAAAgacttcctcgccgtctcggGCTCCTTTGCCATGGACGTCATCACCTTGgtctctctcctccctctgtTTCCCAAATTCCTACAACCCATCCTCGGCCGTCTCGGCTCCCTGCCAGGCCACTACCACTACTGGCGCACCCGCAAACACACCCTCCCCATCATCCGCCAACGCCTCGCCGACatcaccgccctcgccgccgaccCGACCACCAAACTCGACCGTCCCATTCCGGAAGACTACATCACTTGGCACATCCGCACCGCCATGGCCGACAACCGCCCCAAGGACCTCGACCCAGTCATGATCtcccgcttcctcctccccatcgaATTCGCCGCCATCCACACCACcgccctcaccctcaccaacatcctcttcgacctcTACTCCTCCGACCCCTCCCAAAACTACATCGCCTCCCTCCGCGAAGAAGCCACTCGCCTGCACGCCGAATGCAACGGCAACTGGACCAAACAGATCCTCACCCGCATGCTCCGAACCGACTCTGCCATCCGCGAATCCATGCGCATCTCCAACTTCGCCACCCGCGCCGTGTTGCGCAAAGTCATCTCCCCCGCGGGTCTCACCCACCCCACCGAAAACTGGCACACTCCCGAAGGCAGCTACGTCTCCGTCGACCAGCACTCCGTCCACCACGATCCCGCCGTCTACCCTTCCCCCGAAATCTACGACGCCTTCCGCTTCTCCCGTCCCCGCGAGGAATTCGAAGCCAAACACGCGGGATCCGATGCCAAAACTCTCGCCCAGGACCCCGAGTACCTCGCCATGCGCAACTTGAGCATGACGACGACGGGCGAGAATTTCCTCGCATTCGGACATGGACGACATGCGTGTCCGGGGAGGTTCTTCGTGCAGCACGAGTTGAAGATGGTGGTGGCGTATGTGGTGATGAATTATGAGGTCGAGGTACTGCCCGAACGGCCGAAGAGTATGTGGTTGGGGACGAGTATTACTCCGGATGCGAAAAAGGCGTTgcgggtgaggaggagggaggggacgGTTTGA